Proteins co-encoded in one Burkholderia ambifaria AMMD genomic window:
- a CDS encoding sugar-binding transcriptional regulator: MSKSSEKLDLATRAAWLYYVAGDTQNEIAEKLQVSRPVAQRLVAFAVEKNLIRVRVDHQLADCLDLGAQLSKRYGLAMCEVVPVDADAPEAIDRKLAVAGAQVMERYLNETRPMVIAVSSGRTLKAAVAQIAQIERPQHRLVSMVGAIAADGSSNRYDVAQYISEKTGGKHFLLPAPLFADSDAERAQWCNHRLYRIVDALSAQADVAFVGIGNIGPHCPLYEDGFITEQERDEMTALGAVAELLGVPIDARGRLVDVSTSARVTSVALDAPPKRPTIAFAGGPKKRDAVIAALRGGWLSGLVTDETCARAALEAKAA; the protein is encoded by the coding sequence GTGTCCAAGTCCTCAGAAAAACTCGATCTCGCCACACGCGCCGCGTGGCTCTACTACGTCGCGGGCGACACGCAGAATGAAATCGCCGAGAAGCTGCAGGTGTCGCGCCCGGTCGCGCAGCGCCTCGTCGCGTTCGCGGTCGAGAAGAACCTGATCCGCGTGCGCGTCGATCACCAGCTCGCCGACTGTCTCGATCTCGGCGCGCAACTGTCGAAACGCTACGGGCTCGCGATGTGCGAAGTCGTGCCGGTCGATGCCGACGCGCCCGAAGCGATCGACCGCAAGCTCGCGGTCGCCGGCGCGCAGGTGATGGAGCGCTACCTGAACGAAACGCGGCCGATGGTGATCGCGGTCAGCAGCGGCCGCACGCTGAAGGCGGCGGTCGCGCAGATCGCGCAGATCGAGCGGCCGCAGCACCGGCTCGTGTCGATGGTCGGCGCGATCGCGGCCGACGGCTCGTCGAACCGCTACGACGTCGCGCAGTACATCTCCGAGAAGACGGGCGGCAAGCACTTCCTGCTGCCCGCGCCGCTGTTCGCCGACAGCGACGCCGAGCGCGCGCAATGGTGCAACCACCGTCTGTACCGGATCGTCGATGCGCTGTCGGCGCAGGCCGACGTCGCGTTCGTCGGGATCGGCAACATCGGCCCGCATTGCCCGCTCTACGAGGACGGCTTCATCACCGAACAGGAACGCGACGAGATGACCGCGCTCGGCGCGGTGGCCGAGCTGCTCGGTGTGCCGATCGATGCGCGGGGCAGGCTGGTCGACGTGTCGACGAGCGCGCGCGTGACGAGCGTCGCGCTCGACGCGCCGCCGAAACGTCCGACGATCGCGTTCGCGGGCGGCCCGAAGAAACGCGACGCGGTGATCGCCGCGCTGCGCGGCGGCTGGCTGTCGGGGCTCGTCACCGACGAGACCTGCGCGCGCGCGGCACTCGAGGCGAAGGCGGCCTGA
- a CDS encoding MFS transporter: protein MSECVSVSDRVADRASDPSAQVRERLPVANLLALATAGFITILTEALPAGLLPLMSVDLRVTEALIGQLVTVYALGSIVAAIPLVAATRAMRRRRLLLAALAGFVVSNALTAASPYYALTLAARFVAGMSAGLLWALLAGYASRMVDASLRGRAIAVAMLGAPVAMSIGIPAGTALGAMFGWRIAFAGITVAALALIGWIRLRVPDYPGQPAGAREPVLGVLALPGVRPVLVVMFAYVLAHNMLYTYVAPFLAGVRMGAQVDAVLFVFGVASLVGIALTGAWIGAAQRRLTLASIALFALAAAMLGAGSGMAIVYAGVALWGLAFGGAPTLFQTATANAAGDAADVAQSMLVTVWNLAIAGGGIVGGMLLGATGAGAIPWVLVALLAAAWVGAWRARRHAFPAPRAAV from the coding sequence ATGAGTGAGTGCGTATCCGTCTCCGACCGGGTTGCGGACCGCGCGTCCGACCCGTCCGCGCAGGTGCGCGAACGCCTGCCGGTCGCGAACCTGCTGGCGCTCGCCACCGCCGGTTTCATCACGATCCTCACCGAGGCGCTGCCGGCCGGCCTGCTGCCGTTGATGAGCGTCGACCTGCGCGTGACCGAGGCGCTGATCGGCCAGCTCGTGACCGTCTATGCGCTCGGCTCGATCGTCGCAGCGATTCCACTCGTCGCCGCGACGCGCGCGATGCGCCGGCGCCGGCTGCTGCTCGCGGCGCTGGCCGGGTTCGTCGTGTCGAATGCGTTGACGGCCGCGTCGCCGTACTACGCGCTCACGCTCGCCGCGCGCTTCGTCGCGGGCATGTCGGCCGGGCTGCTGTGGGCGCTGCTGGCCGGCTATGCGAGCCGGATGGTCGACGCATCGCTGCGCGGCCGGGCGATCGCGGTCGCGATGCTCGGCGCGCCGGTCGCGATGTCGATCGGCATTCCGGCCGGCACCGCGCTCGGCGCGATGTTCGGCTGGCGTATTGCGTTCGCGGGCATCACGGTCGCGGCGCTCGCGCTGATCGGCTGGATCCGGCTGCGCGTGCCCGACTATCCCGGGCAGCCGGCCGGCGCGCGCGAGCCCGTGCTCGGCGTGCTCGCGCTGCCCGGCGTGCGGCCGGTGCTGGTCGTGATGTTCGCGTACGTGCTCGCGCACAACATGCTGTACACCTACGTCGCGCCGTTCCTCGCGGGCGTGCGGATGGGCGCGCAGGTCGATGCGGTGCTGTTCGTGTTCGGCGTCGCGTCGCTGGTCGGCATTGCGTTGACGGGCGCATGGATCGGCGCCGCGCAGCGGCGGCTGACGCTCGCGAGCATCGCGCTGTTCGCGCTTGCGGCGGCGATGCTCGGCGCCGGGTCCGGGATGGCGATCGTCTATGCAGGCGTCGCGCTGTGGGGGCTCGCGTTCGGCGGCGCGCCGACGCTGTTCCAGACGGCCACCGCGAACGCGGCGGGCGATGCGGCCGATGTCGCGCAGTCGATGCTCGTGACGGTGTGGAACCTCGCGATCGCGGGCGGCGGCATCGTGGGCGGGATGCTGCTCGGCGCGACGGGCGCGGGGGCGATTCCGTGGGTGCTCGTCGCGCTGCTGGCGGCGGCGTGGGTCGGCGCGTGGCGCGCGCGCCGGCATGCGTTTCCGGCGCCGCGCGCGGCCGTGTGA
- the dalD gene encoding D-arabinitol 4-dehydrogenase, with amino-acid sequence MTESPSARTPVLLHIGAGSFHRAHQAWYLHRVNAAVPAGERWSLTVGNIRDDMRATMDALAAQHGAYTLETVTPQGERAYETIRAISRVLPWSIDLAALIEAGADAACRIVSFTVTEGGYYLDEHNRLDIANADLAADLQGARTTLYGALAALLAERVARGAGPLTLQSCDNLRNNGARFRAGMREFLERRGEAGLLAWFDANVATPSAMVDRITPRPTDDVRERVRAATGADDACPVMGESFIQWVIEDRFAAGRPRWELAGAELVDDVHPYEEAKIRILNATHSCIAWAGTLAGHTYIHEGTHDAAIRRFAHDYVTQDVIPCLSPSPLDLERYRDVVLERFGNPYVLDTNQRVAADGFSKIPGFIAPTLVESFARGAAPVATAVLPALFLRFLERWARGLLPYAYQDGVMDDGTARAIVEADDPVVALCASRALWGSLAGNAALFDALRAGLARVDAWLAQR; translated from the coding sequence ATGACCGAATCGCCCTCCGCCCGCACGCCCGTGCTGCTGCACATCGGCGCAGGCTCGTTCCACCGCGCGCACCAGGCGTGGTATCTGCATCGCGTGAACGCGGCCGTGCCGGCCGGCGAGCGCTGGTCGCTGACCGTCGGCAACATCCGCGACGACATGCGCGCGACGATGGACGCGCTCGCCGCGCAGCACGGCGCGTACACGCTCGAGACCGTCACGCCGCAAGGCGAGCGCGCATACGAGACGATCCGCGCGATCTCGCGCGTGCTGCCGTGGTCGATCGACCTCGCCGCGCTGATCGAGGCCGGCGCCGACGCGGCGTGCCGCATCGTGTCGTTCACCGTCACCGAAGGCGGCTACTACCTCGACGAACACAACCGGCTCGATATCGCGAACGCCGATCTCGCGGCCGACCTGCAGGGCGCGCGCACGACGCTGTACGGCGCGCTCGCGGCGCTGCTCGCCGAACGCGTCGCGCGCGGCGCGGGCCCGCTCACGCTGCAGAGCTGCGACAACCTGCGCAACAACGGCGCGCGCTTTCGCGCGGGCATGCGCGAATTCCTCGAACGGCGCGGCGAGGCCGGCCTGCTCGCGTGGTTCGATGCAAACGTCGCGACGCCGAGCGCGATGGTCGACCGCATCACGCCGCGCCCGACCGACGACGTGCGCGAACGCGTGCGCGCGGCCACCGGCGCGGACGATGCGTGCCCGGTGATGGGCGAATCGTTCATCCAGTGGGTGATCGAGGACCGCTTCGCGGCCGGCCGGCCGCGCTGGGAGCTGGCCGGCGCGGAACTGGTCGACGACGTGCACCCGTACGAGGAAGCGAAGATCCGCATCCTCAATGCGACGCACAGCTGCATCGCGTGGGCCGGTACGCTCGCGGGCCACACGTACATCCACGAGGGCACGCACGACGCGGCGATCCGCCGCTTCGCGCACGACTACGTGACGCAGGACGTGATCCCGTGCCTCAGCCCGAGCCCGCTCGACCTCGAACGCTATCGCGACGTCGTGCTCGAACGCTTCGGCAACCCGTACGTGCTCGACACGAACCAGCGCGTCGCGGCCGACGGCTTCTCGAAGATTCCCGGCTTCATCGCGCCGACGCTCGTCGAATCGTTCGCGCGCGGCGCGGCGCCGGTCGCCACCGCGGTGCTGCCGGCGCTGTTCCTGCGTTTTCTCGAACGCTGGGCGCGCGGGCTGCTGCCGTATGCGTACCAGGACGGCGTAATGGATGACGGCACCGCGCGGGCGATCGTCGAGGCCGACGACCCGGTCGTCGCGCTGTGCGCAAGCCGCGCGCTGTGGGGCTCGCTCGCCGGCAACGCCGCGCTGTTCGACGCGCTGCGCGCCGGGCTCGCGCGCGTCGACGCGTGGCTCGCGCAGCGCTGA
- the xylB gene encoding xylulokinase has translation MYLGIDLGTSEVKVLLLAPDGTVVGTAGTPFGVSRPHPRWAEQHPDDWWQGTLAALAALRERHPQAFAQVRGIGLSGQMHGAVLLGRDDRVLRPAILWNDMRSADECALLTERAPDLHALAGNLAMPGFTAPKLLWVAKHEPDVFAATACVLMPKDYLRFRLTGAKVSDPSDAAGTLWLDVARRDWSDALLAACDMTREQMPRIVEGNAPSGTLRADVARELGLSEAVVVAGGGGDNATSALGIGAIHAGDGFVSLGTSGVLSVVGDRFMPNPASAVHAFCHAIPDRWQLMSVVLSAASCLRWVCMLTGTDEPALLAEIEALDADALATAPLFLPYLSGERTPHNDPYAQGVFFGMTHATERAHLGYAVLEGVTLGLADGLDALHTAGVETDRLSLIGGGARSAFWAQLIADALNVHTRQHGGGETGAALGAARLGWLAVGGDPQVVLTKPPVRAEYTPDATRHAQLRERLDAFRALYRHVRPLYEPSRARLA, from the coding sequence ATGTATCTCGGCATCGACCTCGGCACCTCGGAAGTGAAGGTGCTGCTGCTGGCCCCGGACGGCACCGTGGTCGGCACCGCGGGCACGCCGTTCGGCGTGTCGCGGCCGCACCCGCGCTGGGCTGAACAGCATCCGGACGACTGGTGGCAAGGCACGCTCGCCGCGCTCGCGGCGCTGCGCGAACGGCACCCCCAGGCGTTCGCGCAGGTGCGCGGGATCGGCCTGTCGGGCCAGATGCACGGCGCGGTGCTGCTCGGCCGCGACGATCGCGTGCTGCGCCCCGCGATCCTGTGGAACGACATGCGCAGCGCCGACGAATGCGCGCTGCTCACCGAACGCGCACCCGATCTGCACGCGCTGGCCGGCAACCTCGCGATGCCCGGCTTCACCGCGCCGAAACTGCTGTGGGTCGCGAAGCACGAACCCGACGTGTTCGCCGCGACCGCGTGCGTGCTGATGCCGAAGGACTACCTGCGCTTCCGGCTCACCGGCGCGAAGGTGTCCGACCCGTCCGACGCGGCCGGCACGCTGTGGCTCGACGTCGCGCGCCGCGACTGGTCCGACGCGCTGCTCGCCGCGTGCGACATGACGCGCGAGCAGATGCCGCGCATCGTCGAAGGCAACGCGCCGTCCGGCACGCTGCGTGCGGACGTCGCGCGCGAGCTCGGACTGTCGGAGGCTGTCGTGGTCGCGGGCGGCGGCGGCGACAACGCGACGAGCGCGCTCGGCATCGGCGCGATCCACGCGGGCGACGGCTTCGTGTCGCTCGGCACGTCGGGCGTGCTGAGCGTGGTCGGCGACCGCTTCATGCCGAATCCCGCATCGGCCGTGCATGCGTTCTGTCACGCGATTCCCGATCGCTGGCAGCTGATGAGCGTCGTGCTGTCGGCCGCGAGCTGCCTGCGCTGGGTCTGCATGCTGACCGGCACCGACGAGCCGGCGCTGCTCGCCGAAATCGAGGCGCTCGACGCGGACGCGCTCGCCACCGCGCCGCTGTTCCTGCCCTACCTGTCCGGCGAACGCACGCCGCACAACGATCCGTATGCGCAGGGCGTGTTCTTCGGGATGACGCACGCGACCGAACGCGCGCATCTCGGCTACGCGGTGCTCGAAGGCGTGACGCTCGGCCTCGCGGACGGCCTCGACGCGCTGCACACGGCCGGCGTCGAAACCGACCGGCTATCGCTGATCGGGGGCGGCGCGCGCAGCGCGTTCTGGGCGCAGCTGATCGCCGATGCGCTGAACGTGCACACGCGCCAGCACGGCGGCGGCGAAACTGGCGCGGCGCTCGGTGCGGCGCGCCTGGGCTGGCTCGCCGTCGGCGGCGATCCGCAGGTGGTGCTGACCAAGCCGCCGGTGCGCGCCGAATACACGCCCGACGCCACGCGCCATGCGCAGCTGCGCGAGCGCCTCGACGCGTTCCGCGCGCTGTATCGCCACGTGCGCCCGCTTTACGAACCGTCGCGCGCGCGGCTCGCGTAA